TTGTGTAATGAATTTTAAAACACTTGTGATTTGGTTCTTCTCTCTCCCCTTTGCCCTTTGAATTTGCCAATTGCATAAGATCAATAATAGTTTAATACAAATTATTGGACCGCGGTACTTAGAGATCACTTGCATGTTTCAGGAATGTTTTGATGCTATTATTGATCCAGTTAGTGGAAGTGACCTTATTCCTGCCATGGTTTATGGGTAAGGAATTCCTTATAGAAAGAACATTTGTTCTGCTTTCCATTTTTCTCTTCAACTTCTTTGTTCTCTGTCTCATCTAACATCCCCGCCCctccctcctcctcctcctcctcctcctcctctctttTGCTTACAGAAGGAGTGTACAGACTCAGGATTTTGGAGGATTTTATTGTGCATTATTAATGGTCAAGTAAGAACTGGTTTTCTCTGTTTATTATTTCACGCTTGCTCAACGGTGCTGTTTACATTTCTCTAATGTCCTTGAAGTTCATGTGTGGTATCTGCGGCTATGCTTCGAGTTTTTGGGAGAGATGTTGCAGAGCTCCCTTTAGTTGCAACGTGTTATAAGAACCGTGGAAAGGTAACTTGAATGGTTTCACAAAATGGAAGCTCGTTTTGAATGTGTTCAGCAATGATAGTCTTATTGCTATTATGCTGATTTGAGTAGTGGGATTAACTAGAAAAAACTGGTGGTGGTTGTGATATGATAACATTGGTTTGTCCTAAATAGGGTTATTTCCAAACGCTGTTCTCTTGCATTGAGAGGCTGCTGGCTTTCTTGAATGTGAAGAACTTTGTTCTACCAGCTGCTGAGGAAGCAATATCTATATGGACCGATAAATTCGGGTTTAGCCTGATGAAACCTGAGCAggtatatatacacacacacacacatatttCATTGTATAATTTATGAGCTAGATCAATACCTTGCACTTGGTTTTTGTGGCTAATAATTTAACTTAAATGGAAAAACATGATTTCAGCTTTACCCTTATGAATTATGATGCAGCTTAGCAATTATAGAAAGACCTTCGGTCAGATGATGGCATTCAAAGGGACAATTATGCTCGAAAAACCGGTTCCATCGTGTCGGATCGTCAATACCCGATCCTGAAAGGTCTCAATACAACATAAGTCATTCATGAAAGAAGGGGAAACCCCCTAACTTTTGTGTTTACTATTACTCATTCTGCTGGTTCTGTACATGTATTTTAAGCCATTTTTGAACATTTGTTTAAACATTTATATTGTCGTTATCGTGTTTTACGTTTTAGCTAAGCTACTCTATTAGTCTTGAGAATAGTGCTTTTACCAAGTTCCTGATGCTATGCAGAACAGTACAGCATGTCTTAGATTTTTAGATAAGCTTTTTAGTTAGTATAGCATTCTAATGCATCATTAAAAAGcatgaataaacaaaaattggCAAAGCATCAAACCCACCTTAAGAGGGAATAAATTTCAGTGGTTTTACCCCACAAATTTTAAGTTCCCACAACAACAAAATCGAGGAAATTGAAAAAAGGTGTACAGGGGAAGATGAAAAATTGAAGAGATGGCACGTGATTTTCAACATGAAGAGCTTGTGCTTTTTTGTTTGTTCACTTGTTGCATGCGCTTGCTGCTGCCGTCAACCACGGTGCTGTTTTTCGAAGGTGCCAAACGATGTGTTGTTGACGCTTACAATTCTCTTTTTAGTACCCCTCTCTACATCATCACCGGTAGACTCAAATATATACAAACTTGAAGTTTTTAACTTATGCCTCCCCTTTTGATGATTGATGGTCCTTAATATCTTGAATTAAGCATGAAATGCTCAAGCCAGATGAACCACCTTCTTCTAAAGACTTTCTTGCAATCTTTCCAAGTTGTATTGCCCtatctcttctctttctcccATCTTCACCTCCCTCCATACACATCTCTACAGCTTCCATAACCCTATTTTTCTTCACCAAAATCCCACATTTTTTTTCATCACCAAACCTTACAGGAACCTCAACTCCTATTCTAACTCCAACCTTCAAAATTTCCACAACAAACTTCTCATTCAAGAATTGTTCAGCAAATAAAGGCCAAGTTATCAATGGTATTCCAAACGAAACACCTTCAATTGTTGAATTCCAACCACAATGAGTTAAGAAGCCTCCAATTGAAGGGTGTGATAGTATCATAATTTGTGGTGCCCAACCCTTAATCAGAAGTCCTCTCCCTTTGACCCTTCTTTCAAAACCCTCATCCTCTAACCATTTTTCTAGCTCTAATGATGAACTTTCATCAGCATTTTTTACCACCCAAATGAATGGTCTATTTGATGCTTCTAAACCTAACCCTATTTCTATCAATTGTGATGTTACAAGCCTACACAAGCTACCAAGGCATACATAGATGACTGACCTTGGCTCCATCAATGTTAGCCATTCCAAGCATTGGCTTTCTTCAATGGAAGGTTTGTTCCCTCTCTCAAACATGTCCAAACTTGCCTTGTTGATCAAGGAAACTGGTCCCATGCACCAAACCCTCTTGTTCATCACTCTTTGGTACTCCTCAATACAACCCTTTTCCAATTCCTCAAAACTATTCATCACAATACCATGGGAAGACATCTCCGCCTCGCGCATTTTGTCCCTATAATCATCCAAATCCGGAAGCGCAACAAAAGCTCCTGGAAGCTGTGCCCTTGATATCTCAATATTCTGATGAATATGAGGAAGCCCCGGTATCACAAATCGCTCCAAGTCACTAGAGACTAAAGCATGTGAGTTGTGGAGCTTGATATTGTAGGAGCTTAGCAATGAGAAACATGACATGCCATGGAACACAAGCCTTGGAATCTTGAACCTTGTGGCGGTGATAGAAGTCCAAGATAGGCACTTATCGGAGATAATGCAACTTGGTGCATGATCATGAGTTTGAAGGTAGTGTTCCAAAGGTTCTTGAAGCATGTCAAGTGCATTGTAGAATCTCCTAAGAAGGTTTCTTGATGGCAAGGTATCTAGATTCTCACAGGCAAATGGTAGACCAACTTGTTGGCATGGGAATGGGATTATCAAGGGATAGATTTGGAGGCCTTGTTCAAATCTTGCTCTAAAAATTGTGTCCTCAAATCTTGAGGCATTCATTGGTGTGGTAACTAAGGTTACAATCACACCTTTTTGCTTTGCCAAGATCTTTGCTATGTCAATCATGGGAATCATGTGACCTTGTGCAAAGAGTGGAACCAACACAAAGTGCAAGGCCATGGCCAAAGGCAAAAGTGTTAGGTGTGACTAGGTTGGGTTTTTGGCGTCTATGGTATGCCATGGTATTTAAATATAAACCATATTGTTGGGCTTAGTCATGTCTCACACCAAGGATTGACCTTGACTTTCAAATTTGAATAATTCAAATATGTGATATCACTCGTATTAATTAGTGTTTTCACATGTATACATTTAATTCAATTGTGGTGTCCTTTTTCTTTATACCCCCCTATAATAACAATTTTTcatttgtaattaaaatcatgaaatGCCATGGTAATATTATTATGCATATATATCAGACTAAATTCTTCAAGAATAGGGTATACGTGCTTCATGGAGCGTTTTATAGATTATAACAAATGAGAGTCAAACTCAAATCATAACAATGTATGAGATGAAGACGTTTATAAGTAAAATGGATCAACTCCTTAATTAGCGTTTTTCATAAGAGTTAAGTCACCATATGATATGGTGCCAtattaaccattattttatagCTCTTTTACCGTAATTTTTAatccaacaaattaaaaattagtttatcGTTAATCTAAATCTCATAGTGGAATCCGCGTTGATTTGGTCACAAGTTGCGTGACAAACGAGCAAATGTACATTTCTCTTTCTCAATTCTCATGTGATATGCAGCGCCCactattatttatgaaaaagtataggatatgaaaatattatttatcaatttattattaataataattaattattatattttaaacatataattaaagagatatatttagaaattatatttataaagacatttttattaaatataattataaaaaaaatatttttattagatatatctataaagatatttttattaaatacagTTAT
This sequence is a window from Arachis duranensis cultivar V14167 chromosome 2, aradu.V14167.gnm2.J7QH, whole genome shotgun sequence. Protein-coding genes within it:
- the LOC107476254 gene encoding UDP-glycosyltransferase 73D1-like, whose protein sequence is MALHFVLVPLFAQGHMIPMIDIAKILAKQKGVIVTLVTTPMNASRFEDTIFRARFEQGLQIYPLIIPFPCQQVGLPFACENLDTLPSRNLLRRFYNALDMLQEPLEHYLQTHDHAPSCIISDKCLSWTSITATRFKIPRLVFHGMSCFSLLSSYNIKLHNSHALVSSDLERFVIPGLPHIHQNIEISRAQLPGAFVALPDLDDYRDKMREAEMSSHGIVMNSFEELEKGCIEEYQRVMNKRVWCMGPVSLINKASLDMFERGNKPSIEESQCLEWLTLMEPRSVIYVCLGSLCRLVTSQLIEIGLGLEASNRPFIWVVKNADESSSLELEKWLEDEGFERRVKGRGLLIKGWAPQIMILSHPSIGGFLTHCGWNSTIEGVSFGIPLITWPLFAEQFLNEKFVVEILKVGVRIGVEVPVRFGDEKKCGILVKKNRVMEAVEMCMEGGEDGRKRRDRAIQLGKIARKSLEEGGSSGLSISCLIQDIKDHQSSKGEA